A portion of the Lampris incognitus isolate fLamInc1 chromosome 9, fLamInc1.hap2, whole genome shotgun sequence genome contains these proteins:
- the ethe1 gene encoding persulfide dioxygenase ETHE1, mitochondrial isoform X2, with protein MRRMCWLVSRVIPVLRTSALPPSLRAEAGGWSSRAAGSGAVCTGGGTSLQPVPAAGRPYCSSSSSRSSSSSSTAMCAPPLFRQLFESVSSTYTYLLADRHTGEAVLIDPVLETVDRDLTLIHELGVHLKLAVNTHCHADHITGTGLLKQRLLGLESAISKHSGARADVLLSEGDRITFGRHHLVVRETPGHTDGCLTLVTGDQSMAFTGDALLIRGCGRTDFQQGCPRRLHASVHQQIFTLPGTCLVYPAHDYRDIAVPANLVCGLHEV; from the exons ATGAGACGCATGTGTTGGCTGGTGAGCAGAGTGATCCCGGTCTTACGGACGTCGGCCTTGCCGCCGAGCCTCCGAGCCGAGGCCGGGGGCTGGAGTAGCCGTGCAGCCGGCAGCGGAGCCGTCTGCACGGGAGGAGGCACCAGTCTGCAGCCCGTCCCCGCTGCAGGAAGACCctactgcagcagcagcagcagccgcagcagcagcagcagcagcacggccATGTGCGCTCCGCCGCTGTTCAGACAG CTGTTTGAGTCTGTCAGCAGCACCTACACCTACCTGCTGGCCGACCGCCACACCGGGGAGGCTGTGCTCATCGACCCTGTGCTGGAGACGGTCGACAGGGATCTGACTCTCATACATGAACTGGGAGTCCATCTGAAACTGGCTG TGAACACCCACTGCCATGCCGACCACATCACGGGCACGGGGCTGCTGAAGCAGAGACTGCTTGGGTTGGAAAGTGCCATCTCCAAGCACAGCGGGGCCCGAGCTGACGTCCTCCTCTCCGAGGGAGACAGGATCACCTTTGGAAGACAT CACCTGGTGGTGAGAGAGACCCCGGGACACACCGACGGGTGTCTGACGCTGGTGACGGGCGACCAGAGCATGGCGTTCACGGGGGACGCGCTGCTCATCCGAGGCTGTGGCCGGACGGATTTCCAGCAAG GTTGCCCCAGAAGGCTGCACGCGTCGGTGCACCAGCAGATCTTCACGCTGCCTGGCACGTGCCTCGTCTACCCAGCACACGACTACCGAG ATATTGCGGTGCCCGCTAATCTGGTTTGTGGGCTGCATGAAGTTTGA
- the ethe1 gene encoding persulfide dioxygenase ETHE1, mitochondrial isoform X1: MRRMCWLVSRVIPVLRTSALPPSLRAEAGGWSSRAAGSGAVCTGGGTSLQPVPAAGRPYCSSSSSRSSSSSSTAMCAPPLFRQLFESVSSTYTYLLADRHTGEAVLIDPVLETVDRDLTLIHELGVHLKLAVNTHCHADHITGTGLLKQRLLGLESAISKHSGARADVLLSEGDRITFGRHHLVVRETPGHTDGCLTLVTGDQSMAFTGDALLIRGCGRTDFQQGCPRRLHASVHQQIFTLPGTCLVYPAHDYRGQTVSTVAEERKFNPRLTKSLEEFVEIMNSLNLPKPAKIDIAVPANLVCGLHEV, from the exons ATGAGACGCATGTGTTGGCTGGTGAGCAGAGTGATCCCGGTCTTACGGACGTCGGCCTTGCCGCCGAGCCTCCGAGCCGAGGCCGGGGGCTGGAGTAGCCGTGCAGCCGGCAGCGGAGCCGTCTGCACGGGAGGAGGCACCAGTCTGCAGCCCGTCCCCGCTGCAGGAAGACCctactgcagcagcagcagcagccgcagcagcagcagcagcagcacggccATGTGCGCTCCGCCGCTGTTCAGACAG CTGTTTGAGTCTGTCAGCAGCACCTACACCTACCTGCTGGCCGACCGCCACACCGGGGAGGCTGTGCTCATCGACCCTGTGCTGGAGACGGTCGACAGGGATCTGACTCTCATACATGAACTGGGAGTCCATCTGAAACTGGCTG TGAACACCCACTGCCATGCCGACCACATCACGGGCACGGGGCTGCTGAAGCAGAGACTGCTTGGGTTGGAAAGTGCCATCTCCAAGCACAGCGGGGCCCGAGCTGACGTCCTCCTCTCCGAGGGAGACAGGATCACCTTTGGAAGACAT CACCTGGTGGTGAGAGAGACCCCGGGACACACCGACGGGTGTCTGACGCTGGTGACGGGCGACCAGAGCATGGCGTTCACGGGGGACGCGCTGCTCATCCGAGGCTGTGGCCGGACGGATTTCCAGCAAG GTTGCCCCAGAAGGCTGCACGCGTCGGTGCACCAGCAGATCTTCACGCTGCCTGGCACGTGCCTCGTCTACCCAGCACACGACTACCGAG GGCAGACGGTGTCTACAGTGGCTGAGGAACGTAAATTTAACCCGCGTTTGACCAAGAGCCTGGAGGAGTTTGTGGAGATCATGAACAGTCTGAACCTCCCCAAGCCTGCAAAGATAG ATATTGCGGTGCCCGCTAATCTGGTTTGTGGGCTGCATGAAGTTTGA